The following are encoded in a window of Phycisphaerae bacterium genomic DNA:
- a CDS encoding serine/threonine-protein kinase yields MTGPQVGERISEYVLDALVGAGSFGQVWKAHHHVWKDEVVAIKVPTDSQYVRNLQKEACTIHGLRHPNIVRAIGLDPYAETPYLVMEFVDGQSLAGLIAAHRQGLPMRSIEQILRGVLSALECAHAGGVIHRDIKPANILVAGAGKRPVDQIRAEDVKVTDFGLGRAGELTANSILQSGSLLAEDGKSISGTLAYMAPEQRDGGQTDARSDLYSVGIVLFEMICGERPSGSDLPSSLREGLPAWVDTVYTRLHTRHDRRFASAADVLRAMHVTASPVSVSGRVEMPPLPGPRAFRASGCPGCGYAGEPDDNFCIMCGEQIASRVRRCPTCGGYPGSEDLYCILCGAVLSASLG; encoded by the coding sequence ATGACCGGGCCGCAGGTCGGTGAGCGCATCAGCGAATACGTCCTCGACGCGCTCGTCGGGGCGGGCAGCTTCGGCCAAGTCTGGAAGGCGCACCACCACGTCTGGAAGGACGAAGTTGTCGCCATAAAAGTCCCGACCGACTCCCAGTACGTTCGCAATCTTCAGAAGGAAGCCTGCACGATTCATGGCTTGCGCCATCCAAACATCGTCCGCGCCATCGGACTGGACCCCTACGCCGAGACGCCCTACCTCGTTATGGAATTCGTCGATGGCCAGTCGCTGGCCGGGCTGATCGCCGCCCATCGGCAAGGCTTGCCCATGCGATCGATCGAACAAATTCTGCGCGGCGTGCTCAGCGCCTTGGAATGCGCCCATGCCGGCGGGGTGATCCACCGCGATATCAAACCCGCGAACATCCTCGTGGCCGGCGCCGGAAAGCGGCCCGTCGATCAAATCCGCGCCGAGGATGTAAAGGTCACGGATTTCGGCCTTGGCCGCGCCGGAGAACTGACCGCAAATAGTATTCTCCAATCCGGCAGCCTGCTCGCCGAGGACGGCAAGAGCATTTCCGGCACGCTCGCTTACATGGCTCCTGAGCAGCGCGACGGCGGACAGACCGATGCCCGAAGCGACCTTTACTCCGTCGGCATCGTGCTGTTCGAGATGATCTGCGGCGAGCGGCCCAGCGGAAGCGACCTGCCGTCCTCGCTGCGGGAGGGCCTTCCCGCGTGGGTCGATACGGTCTACACCCGGCTGCACACTCGCCATGATCGGCGCTTCGCGAGCGCCGCCGACGTACTCCGGGCGATGCATGTCACGGCATCACCCGTGTCGGTGTCGGGTCGTGTTGAGATGCCGCCCTTGCCCGGGCCGCGGGCGTTCCGCGCCTCTGGCTGTCCCGGGTGCGGTTACGCCGGAGAGCCCGACGATAACTTCTGCATCATGTGCGGCGAGCAAATAGCGAGCCGCGTTCGCCGCTGTCCGACCTGCGGCGGCTATCCCGGTTCGGAGGATCTCTATTGCATTTTGTGCGGCGCCGTACTGTCGGCGTCCCTGGGGTGA